In a genomic window of Leisingera caerulea DSM 24564:
- a CDS encoding 2-hydroxychromene-2-carboxylate isomerase: protein MASIDFYFSTLSPFSYLAGTRPWQIAARHGAEVTCKPLDILALFARTGGTPPAERHPARQEYRLIELQRQADKLGLPINLKPAHWPANAAPSSYAIIAAQNAGGGDMGQLVHSILRACWAEEKDIADDAVIRACLAGAGFDPALADSGLLAGAETYAQNLEDAVTAGVFGAPFWVTADGARFWGQDRLGDLDAHLAEAAA, encoded by the coding sequence ATGGCATCAATTGATTTCTACTTTTCCACTCTTTCGCCATTTTCCTATCTCGCCGGGACCCGCCCGTGGCAGATTGCGGCCCGCCACGGCGCCGAAGTGACCTGCAAGCCGCTCGACATCCTGGCGCTGTTTGCCCGCACCGGCGGCACACCCCCGGCAGAACGGCATCCGGCGCGGCAGGAATACCGGCTGATCGAACTGCAGCGGCAGGCGGACAAGCTGGGCCTGCCCATCAATCTGAAACCTGCGCATTGGCCGGCCAACGCAGCGCCGTCCTCCTATGCCATCATCGCGGCGCAAAACGCAGGCGGCGGCGATATGGGCCAGCTGGTCCATTCCATCCTGCGCGCCTGCTGGGCGGAGGAGAAGGACATCGCGGATGACGCGGTGATCCGCGCCTGCCTCGCGGGCGCCGGCTTCGACCCCGCGCTGGCGGACAGCGGGCTCCTGGCCGGCGCGGAGACCTATGCGCAAAACCTCGAGGATGCGGTCACTGCCGGCGTGTTCGGCGCGCCGTTCTGGGTGACGGCGGACGGCGCCCGGTTCTGGGGCCAGGACCGGCTTGGGGATCTGGACGCCCATCTGGCGGAGGCAGCGGCGTGA
- a CDS encoding MFS transporter gives MNTHDTAVWLQPRAIALLMAASLTVMANATISPALAGLEQEFADVPDAGFLVRLLVTAPSLGVMLTAPLAGWLTDRAGRRGVLLAGIWLFILCGTAGYYLPGLQLMLASRFGLGIAVALIMTAQTALIGDYFSGARRQALTGLQISARNFGGLVFIGLAGLAATLSPRLPFLIYGLAVLCLYTVWRHAPEPRRSGSGAGQAEAPGHPAWLVLVIAVSALQMLTNGLFFMMPTQLPFFFAAQGLNSALMTGAGLGLLSLCGGLTALLYARFKGALPHAAVFAAGYSALAIGFAVLAQEGSPALSLAGAMAVGIGYATVSPGFVAIALALAPARRRGTAGAILTASVFCGQFLSPFASTPTITQWGYGGAFGAAAALLALMAAAALAAALRTARRRAAA, from the coding sequence ATGAATACGCACGACACTGCGGTTTGGCTGCAGCCCAGGGCCATCGCGCTGCTGATGGCAGCCAGCCTCACGGTGATGGCGAACGCCACCATCAGCCCGGCGCTGGCCGGGCTGGAGCAGGAATTTGCGGATGTGCCCGATGCGGGCTTTCTGGTGCGCCTGCTGGTCACCGCGCCCTCGCTGGGGGTGATGCTGACCGCGCCGCTGGCGGGCTGGCTGACCGACCGGGCCGGGCGCCGCGGCGTGCTGCTGGCGGGGATCTGGCTGTTCATCCTGTGCGGCACGGCGGGGTATTACCTGCCGGGCCTGCAGCTGATGCTGGCCAGCCGCTTCGGCCTCGGCATTGCGGTGGCGCTGATCATGACGGCGCAGACCGCGCTGATCGGCGACTACTTCAGCGGCGCCCGGCGCCAGGCGCTGACCGGCCTGCAGATCTCCGCCCGCAATTTCGGCGGGCTGGTGTTCATCGGCCTGGCCGGTCTGGCCGCCACCCTGTCGCCGCGGCTGCCGTTCCTGATCTACGGGCTCGCCGTCCTGTGCCTGTACACCGTCTGGCGCCATGCCCCCGAACCCCGGCGCAGCGGCAGCGGGGCAGGGCAGGCAGAGGCACCGGGCCACCCCGCCTGGCTGGTGCTGGTCATTGCCGTCTCGGCCCTGCAAATGCTGACCAACGGCCTGTTCTTCATGATGCCGACCCAGCTGCCCTTCTTCTTCGCCGCGCAAGGGCTGAACAGCGCGCTGATGACCGGGGCCGGGCTGGGCCTGCTGTCGCTCTGCGGCGGCCTCACCGCGCTGCTCTATGCCCGGTTCAAAGGCGCGCTGCCCCATGCTGCCGTGTTTGCCGCCGGCTACAGCGCGCTGGCAATTGGCTTTGCGGTGCTGGCGCAAGAGGGCAGCCCTGCGCTGTCCCTGGCCGGAGCGATGGCCGTTGGCATCGGATACGCCACGGTGTCCCCGGGCTTTGTGGCGATTGCCCTGGCCCTGGCCCCAGCCAGGCGGCGCGGCACGGCGGGGGCCATCCTCACCGCCTCGGTGTTCTGCGGCCAGTTCCTGTCGCCCTTTGCCAGCACGCCCACCATCACACAGTGGGGATACGGCGGGGCATTCGGTGCTGCTGCGGCGCTGCTGGCGCTGATGGCGGCCGCCGCGCTGGCCGCGGCCCTGCGCACCGCCCGCCGCCGCGCCGCCGCCTGA
- a CDS encoding H-type lectin domain-containing protein, translated as MKRLRNPRTGVDQGDVGVFSDFEDGGEMWTGSGPRERRRAVQFSAAFARPPAVQVSVSLWDMDTSAAIRAELVAENITCEGFEVVFRTWADSRAARLRAAWMAIGELPHADDWDVD; from the coding sequence ATGAAAAGACTGCGCAACCCCCGCACGGGGGTCGATCAGGGCGATGTCGGGGTGTTCTCGGATTTCGAGGACGGCGGCGAAATGTGGACCGGCTCCGGCCCGCGCGAGCGTCGCCGGGCGGTGCAGTTTTCCGCGGCTTTTGCCCGCCCGCCCGCGGTGCAGGTGTCGGTATCGCTGTGGGATATGGACACCTCCGCAGCCATCCGGGCAGAGCTGGTGGCGGAAAACATCACCTGCGAGGGGTTTGAGGTCGTCTTCCGCACCTGGGCCGACAGCCGCGCCGCCCGGCTGCGCGCCGCCTGGATGGCAATCGGCGAGCTGCCCCACGCCGATGACTGGGACGTCGATTAA
- a CDS encoding ribose-phosphate pyrophosphokinase, whose product MPTLNEPKLIAGNANLPLAQAIARRMSLHRGVDQGLVDARVERFNDGEIFVEVYENVRGEDMFIIQPTSNPANDNLMELLIIADALRRSSAQRITAVIPYFGYARQDRRTKARTPISAKLVANMLTGAGVERVLTMDLHAAQIQGFFDIPVDNLYASPIFALDVKDQFKDRMSEIMVVSPDVGGVARARELAKRINAPLSIVDKRREKPGEVAEMTVIGDVKDKICLIVDDMCDTAGTLCKAAQVLLDNGAKEVHAYITHGVMSGPAVERVSNSVMKSLVLTDSIQPTEEVKAAPNIRIVPTAPLFTQAILNIWHGTSVSSLFEDKTLVPIYENLYSNGG is encoded by the coding sequence ATGCCGACCTTGAACGAACCCAAGCTGATTGCTGGGAACGCCAACCTTCCTCTTGCCCAAGCCATTGCCCGCCGGATGAGCCTGCACCGCGGTGTTGACCAGGGGCTGGTGGACGCCCGCGTCGAGCGGTTCAATGACGGCGAGATCTTCGTCGAAGTCTATGAGAACGTCCGCGGCGAGGACATGTTCATCATCCAGCCGACCTCGAACCCGGCCAATGACAACCTGATGGAGCTGCTGATCATCGCGGACGCGCTGCGCCGGTCTTCGGCCCAGCGGATCACTGCGGTAATCCCCTATTTCGGCTATGCCCGCCAGGACCGCCGCACCAAGGCGCGCACGCCGATCTCGGCCAAGCTGGTCGCCAACATGCTGACCGGCGCAGGCGTTGAGCGGGTGCTGACCATGGACCTGCACGCCGCCCAGATCCAGGGGTTCTTCGACATTCCGGTGGACAACCTTTATGCCAGCCCGATCTTTGCGCTGGACGTCAAAGACCAGTTCAAGGACCGCATGTCCGAGATCATGGTGGTGTCCCCCGACGTCGGCGGCGTGGCCCGGGCCCGCGAGCTGGCCAAGCGCATCAACGCGCCGCTGTCCATCGTCGACAAGCGCCGCGAGAAGCCGGGTGAAGTGGCGGAGATGACCGTGATCGGCGACGTGAAGGACAAGATCTGCCTGATCGTCGACGACATGTGCGACACCGCCGGCACGCTGTGCAAGGCTGCCCAGGTGCTCTTGGACAACGGCGCCAAGGAAGTGCACGCCTATATCACCCACGGCGTGATGAGCGGCCCGGCGGTGGAGCGGGTGTCCAACTCGGTGATGAAATCGCTGGTGCTGACCGACTCGATCCAGCCCACCGAGGAAGTGAAAGCCGCGCCGAATATCCGCATTGTGCCGACCGCGCCGCTGTTCACCCAGGCGATCCTGAACATCTGGCACGGCACCTCTGTGTCGTCGCTTTTCGAGGACAAGACGCTGGTGCCGATCTACGAGAACCTCTACTCGAACGGCGGCTGA
- the nhaC gene encoding Na+/H+ antiporter NhaC: protein MSSNDPTITKPGLGMALLPIVLTLAVLGVQLFYFGDFTPHIPLAIGIAITALVGLKLGHKWDNIEEGVFHVINISLPSVSILITVGMIVGIWIASGTVPTLIYYGLKILSPELFLAAGMVLCSIVSVSLGTSWGTVGTVGLALMGIGAGFGIPMYWTAGAVVSGAFFGDKISPLSDTTNLAPAVTGTNLFDHIRNMLPTTVPSMLIALVIYLIVGFTLIDTSQVSFERIDAITAALDEAFWISPLMLLPALLVIFLAVKKQPPIPSLFAGAVVGGIMAMAFQGAGLHETFTFANSGYSIDTGVAEIDPLLNRGGIQSMMWTISLVLLALGFGGALERTGCLQAIIEVIIARVKSFAGIQTSAILTSVATNTVAGDPYLSIALPGRMYAPVYRGMKYSPLNLSRAIEEGGTLVSPLIPWNAGGAFVISALALGIADGNFENLLYIPLAFACWLSPLIGIFYAMTGLFSPKASEEEITAWEDSGEPVAELTA from the coding sequence GTGTCATCAAATGATCCGACTATCACCAAACCCGGCCTCGGGATGGCGCTGCTGCCCATCGTGCTGACGCTGGCCGTTCTGGGCGTCCAGCTGTTCTATTTCGGGGACTTCACCCCGCATATCCCGCTGGCCATCGGCATTGCCATTACCGCCTTGGTGGGGCTGAAGCTGGGCCACAAGTGGGACAATATCGAAGAAGGCGTGTTCCACGTCATCAACATCTCGCTGCCGTCGGTCTCGATCCTGATCACCGTCGGCATGATCGTCGGCATCTGGATTGCGAGCGGCACGGTGCCGACGCTGATCTATTATGGCCTCAAGATCCTGTCACCGGAGCTGTTCCTGGCCGCGGGCATGGTGCTGTGCTCGATCGTGTCGGTGTCGCTGGGCACCTCCTGGGGCACTGTGGGCACCGTCGGCCTGGCGCTGATGGGGATCGGCGCGGGGTTTGGCATTCCGATGTACTGGACCGCGGGCGCCGTGGTTTCCGGCGCCTTCTTTGGCGACAAGATCTCGCCCCTGTCGGACACCACCAACCTGGCGCCCGCGGTCACCGGCACCAACCTGTTCGACCACATCCGCAACATGCTGCCGACCACCGTGCCGTCGATGCTGATTGCGCTGGTGATCTACCTGATTGTGGGCTTCACCCTGATCGACACCTCCCAAGTGTCGTTCGAGCGGATCGACGCCATCACGGCGGCGCTGGACGAGGCTTTCTGGATTTCGCCGCTGATGCTGCTGCCGGCGCTGCTGGTCATTTTCCTGGCCGTGAAAAAGCAGCCGCCGATTCCGTCGCTGTTTGCCGGGGCTGTTGTCGGCGGCATCATGGCGATGGCGTTCCAGGGCGCGGGGCTGCATGAGACCTTCACCTTTGCCAACAGCGGCTATTCCATCGACACCGGCGTGGCGGAGATCGACCCGCTGCTGAACCGCGGCGGCATCCAGTCGATGATGTGGACCATTTCGCTGGTGCTTCTGGCGCTGGGGTTCGGCGGCGCGCTGGAGCGCACCGGATGTTTGCAGGCGATCATCGAGGTGATTATCGCGCGGGTAAAAAGCTTTGCCGGCATCCAGACCTCGGCGATCCTGACGTCTGTGGCGACCAACACCGTGGCGGGCGATCCGTACCTGTCCATCGCCCTGCCCGGCCGAATGTATGCGCCGGTTTACCGCGGCATGAAGTACTCGCCGCTGAACCTTTCGCGCGCCATTGAGGAAGGCGGCACGCTGGTGTCGCCGCTGATCCCCTGGAACGCGGGCGGTGCCTTTGTGATCTCGGCGCTGGCGCTGGGGATTGCCGACGGCAACTTTGAGAACCTGCTGTACATCCCGCTGGCCTTTGCCTGCTGGCTGTCGCCGCTCATTGGCATCTTCTATGCGATGACCGGGCTGTTCTCGCCCAAAGCCAGCGAAGAGGAGATCACCGCCTGGGAAGACAGCGGTGAGCCGGTGGCCGAGCTGACCGCCTGA
- a CDS encoding helix-turn-helix domain-containing protein: protein MKLLDIGEVAERSGAAASALRYYEEIGLISSAGRKGLRRQFGPETLLQLSLITLGKAAGFSLQEIAGMLGKDGRPDLPRDQLHARADALEAQIRELSALKDALRHMAECPAPSHLECPKFQKLLQAGSLTAKV, encoded by the coding sequence ATGAAACTTCTGGATATTGGCGAGGTCGCGGAGCGCTCCGGCGCCGCGGCGTCCGCCTTGCGGTATTATGAGGAGATCGGGCTGATCAGCTCAGCCGGGCGCAAGGGGCTGCGGCGGCAGTTCGGGCCGGAAACGCTGCTGCAGCTGTCGCTGATCACGCTGGGCAAGGCGGCGGGATTTTCGCTGCAGGAGATTGCGGGCATGCTTGGCAAGGACGGCCGGCCGGATCTGCCGCGGGACCAGCTGCATGCCCGCGCGGATGCGCTGGAGGCGCAGATCCGCGAGCTGTCCGCGCTGAAGGACGCGCTGCGCCACATGGCGGAGTGCCCGGCGCCCAGCCACCTGGAGTGCCCGAAGTTTCAGAAGCTTTTGCAGGCCGGGAGCCTTACGGCCAAGGTTTAA